One region of Leptotrichia trevisanii DSM 22070 genomic DNA includes:
- a CDS encoding helix-turn-helix domain-containing protein, translating to MKKNLLKSKMSLHEDNNKTLAKKLNITPSALSRKINGSSNFTIEEMKFIRKEYGLSDIEFLDIFFNN from the coding sequence ATGAAGAAAAATCTTTTAAAATCAAAAATGAGTTTACACGAAGACAACAACAAAACATTAGCAAAAAAACTAAACATAACTCCTTCCGCACTTTCTAGGAAAATAAATGGAAGTAGTAATTTTACTATTGAGGAAATGAAATTTATTAGGAAAGAGTATGGATTGAGTGATATTGAGTTTTTGGATATTTTTTTTAACAATTAA
- a CDS encoding SH3 domain-containing protein translates to MKENQSKTLKILIGVIIGLSTIILLSGVFYILNMQNKISKLEKEQEEQLKRQVETQNMASIQSVQTAQPQTNTTETQKTNSSQNKKSNTQSQPSVKRGSVYATKSTSGPVNVRAEPTMNSEIIERLPDDIALRYLSSKGNWYYVVYNVRGYNEYGYIHKSQLAR, encoded by the coding sequence ATGAAAGAAAATCAGAGTAAAACGTTAAAAATTTTAATAGGAGTAATAATTGGATTATCTACAATTATACTTCTTAGTGGAGTATTCTACATTCTTAATATGCAAAATAAAATTTCAAAATTGGAAAAAGAACAGGAAGAACAGTTGAAAAGACAGGTGGAAACTCAAAATATGGCTTCTATACAATCGGTACAGACTGCTCAACCACAAACTAACACAACTGAAACACAAAAAACAAATTCAAGTCAAAATAAAAAGAGCAATACTCAATCTCAACCATCAGTAAAAAGAGGTTCAGTGTATGCAACAAAATCAACATCAGGCCCAGTTAATGTTAGAGCAGAACCAACAATGAACTCTGAAATAATAGAAAGATTGCCAGATGACATAGCTTTAAGATATTTAAGCAGTAAAGGAAATTGGTATTATGTTGTTTATAATGTACGTGGATATAATGAATATGGATATATTCATAAAAGTCAGCTAGCAAGATAA
- a CDS encoding lysozyme inhibitor LprI family protein, with protein sequence MQEKNNQTTVKILIGVIIGLSVFILLGGIFYIFNMQNKIAKLEIEQEKQLKRQVETQKMASIHQLNTKKEAEVKTEPKVVKAKTNAPKSSYEKAMINRMRPVENELDGYTLDNTSSCTEYVGYREILHKKWDNELNQIYKLLMSKYPESQKTALRNEERAWIKKREKSMDSIASEMNGCMGAAVTIVNSEIDTIKSRAIELARRYDEL encoded by the coding sequence ATGCAAGAAAAAAATAATCAAACTACAGTCAAAATTCTGATAGGAGTAATTATTGGATTATCTGTATTTATTTTACTTGGTGGAATATTTTATATCTTTAATATGCAAAATAAAATAGCAAAATTAGAAATAGAGCAAGAGAAACAATTGAAAAGGCAAGTGGAAACTCAAAAGATGGCTTCTATACATCAACTTAATACAAAAAAAGAAGCAGAAGTAAAAACAGAGCCAAAAGTAGTTAAAGCAAAAACAAATGCTCCAAAATCATCTTATGAAAAAGCGATGATAAATAGAATGAGACCTGTTGAAAATGAATTAGATGGATATACTCTTGATAATACAAGTTCTTGCACAGAATATGTCGGCTATCGAGAAATTTTACATAAAAAATGGGATAATGAACTTAATCAAATTTACAAATTATTAATGTCAAAATACCCAGAATCTCAAAAAACAGCACTTCGTAATGAAGAAAGAGCTTGGATAAAAAAGCGTGAGAAATCAATGGATTCTATAGCAAGTGAGATGAATGGATGTATGGGTGCAGCTGTAACAATTGTAAATAGTGAAATTGATACGATAAAAAGTAGAGCTATTGAACTGGCAAGACGGTATGATGAATTATAG